The sequence below is a genomic window from Bacteroidales bacterium.
CACCTTAGCGACTTGGCGACTTCGCGAGAAAATATATTACGCAAAGACGCAGAGGCGCAGAGAAAAAAGAGAGATGGTAAAGAAGAAATAAAACACAAATAACACCTTAGCGACTTGGCGACTTCGCGAGAAAATATATTACGCAAAGACGCAGAGGCGCAGAGAAAAAAGAGAGATGGTAAAGAAGAAATAAAACACAAATAACACCTTAGCGGCTTGGCGACTTCGCGAGAAAATATATTACGCAAAGACGCAGGCAGCCACAGTTTAGTGATATGCAATAAAAGTATGCATTCGTTTTTTTCTAGTAAAACTCAATTTGACTAGTAAATGTACTATCAATTTTTGTGCTTAATTCTTTTAAACCATACTCTTCAGTTGATTGTCCTAAGCGTTGTAAAACTCCCAATGCCGTTTGCTGATCGTTAATCAGCAATTCTTTAAAAATAGGACGTTGAGAATTAATGAAATCAAGATCGGAAGTATAATAATCATATAAAGCATTAATTACAACCTTAGCTTTTTCCATTTCGCCGGCACGCATATAGCTCTCTGCATATGGTAGCATATACATATCCCAATGAATCTTATTATTTGGGAAATAATGTACATAAGTGTCTAAGGCTTGCACTGCCTTTTTGGTATATTCTTTAATCTGAGAAGCATGTTTTACAGAATCTTCCAAAGCAAGAATATCCGCACGATCTAAGAATGTTTCAGAAACTCTTAATAAGTTATTTTTTGGAATTCCTGCATTGCGATAGCTCTCGCGGTCAACACTCACATTATCTTTTTCAAGATTACCGTATTTAGCTGTATTTACTAAAAGCTCGAAAGATTTTTCAGGATTAACGCCTCCCATATTTTTAATATAGCCTTCGGCTTTATATGGTCGTAATCGATAAACAAAACCCTCAAGATGCATATATTCATCTAATCCTAAAACTTTTCTGATACTCGATGGATTAGCAAAATAAATAGGACGATCCCAATTGTTGGTAGAAATAAGATCCAATAACATCAAATCATTTTTATACAAAGCACTTCTGCCAATTCTCCAACTTAAACTATCGGGAATTTGGTCTAATTTATCTTTTGGTACTGTTCCGTTGCTAATTAGTTTTGCTTTATTAAGAGTGAGCTTAACATTATGTGTTGGTACAAAGTTTATGCTTGTTCCACTTGCCATTTGAACTTTTGACGAAGGATGATCGCTTTTAACAAAAGCTATAACATCTTTTAGTTCAGGAGTTCCTTCAATTCTATCGTAAATAGGAATTAAATCGTTTATTCCCTTATTATATTTTTCGGGAGGTAAACTTAAGGGTATTTTCTCCGAATCGTATATTTTACGACCTAATTGATGAACATACCAAGACCCCGACGAAAGCATATAGTTAACCACTCTAACGTCGGTACGGTATCCTTCTACTTCTTGAATATACCACAAAGGGAAGGTATCATTATCGCCATTAACAAATAAAATTGCATTGGGTTCGCAAGATGATAAATAGTTATATGCAAAATCTCTTGGTGTTGTTCTGCCCGATCTGTTATGGTCGTCCCAGCCTTCGCTGGCCATTATTCCGGGAACTAAAATAAGTGTAAGTAAACCAATTATTACTGTCGAAACTTTTAAGCCGAGTTTTTTATTTAAAAAGTTAATTAGCGGAAGTAAACCTAAGCCTATCCAAATAGCAAAAGCGTAGAAAGAACCGGCATAGGCATAATCCCTCTCACGTGGTTGGTAAGGTGTAAAGTTAAGATAGACGATAATTGCTATACCTGTCATAATAAATAAAAGTAGCACAACCCAGAAATCTTTATTGTTTCGGTTAAGCTGAAATATTAATCCGATAAGACCAAGAATAAATGGTAAGAAATAAAATTTATTATTGGCAACATTATTACTTTGTATAGGAAGTTTATCTTGGTTTCCCAAGCGCGCAGAATCGATAAAATTTATGCCGCTGAGCCAGTTTCCGTTACGGATATTAGGTTGTGATTCAACATCATTTTGTCGTCCTACAAAATTCCACATAAAATAGCGGAAATACATATGTCCGATTTGATATCCAAAAAAGAAACGAAGGTTATCGCCAAAAGTAGGTTTATATACAATCTTGTCGTTTCCTTCTCTATCTATGGTTTTTACGGGAATGCCTCGCGAAGTTTTGTAGTTTTCATATATCTTTATGTGTTCGGGTTTTTGGTTGCTCCACATTCGTGGAAACAATCCCGACAATTTAGGATCGAATACAGGTTCTGACCCCTCTCCCGTATCCGTCATAATGTATTTCCCCGATGCTTTATCTTGTATATAAGTTGGTGATTTATCGTTCCAAGAAGTTATATCGGCATTATAATACTGACCGTAAAGCAGTGGCCAGCTACCGTATTGTTCGCGCAATAAATAAGAGAGCATTCCGATAGCATCTTTTGGATCGTTTTCGTTGATAGGAGGATTGGCATTAGCTCTAATAACAATCATAAAAAACGAAGAATATCCGATAAGAATAAAGGTGACACTTAAAATGGCTATATGTGCTATTAATTGTTTCTTCTTATGAGTATAACGAATAGCCCAAACGATTAAAGCTATGACTATAATAAAGAAAATAAAACTTCCTGAATTAAAAGGTAATCCAATAGTGTTTACAAAAAACAGTTCAAAACTACCGGCTAATTTTATTGTCATTGGAATAATAAAATACATAATAAACGACAATACAAAAAGCGAAATCAGACCTGCCAAAACAAAGCCTTTTAAATTTGTTTTCTTAAATTTCTTAAAGTAAACAACATAGGTTATTGCCGGTATAGCCAATAAGTTAAGCAGG
It includes:
- a CDS encoding DUF2723 domain-containing protein, translated to MYKKVNNIIGWIIFAIASLVYLLTVEPSASWWDVGEYVATSYKLQVGHPPGAPLFQLLGRFFSLFAFGNTKNVALMINSMSALSSSFTILFLFWTITRLAKRLVPNPESKQALYPIMASGIVGALAYTFTDSFWFSAVEGEVYAMSSLFTAVVFWAILKWEEVADSKYSYRWLILIAFLMGLSIGVHLLNLLAIPAITYVVYFKKFKKTNLKGFVLAGLISLFVLSFIMYFIIPMTIKLAGSFELFFVNTIGLPFNSGSFIFFIIVIALIVWAIRYTHKKKQLIAHIAILSVTFILIGYSSFFMIVIRANANPPINENDPKDAIGMLSYLLREQYGSWPLLYGQYYNADITSWNDKSPTYIQDKASGKYIMTDTGEGSEPVFDPKLSGLFPRMWSNQKPEHIKIYENYKTSRGIPVKTIDREGNDKIVYKPTFGDNLRFFFGYQIGHMYFRYFMWNFVGRQNDVESQPNIRNGNWLSGINFIDSARLGNQDKLPIQSNNVANNKFYFLPFILGLIGLIFQLNRNNKDFWVVLLLFIMTGIAIIVYLNFTPYQPRERDYAYAGSFYAFAIWIGLGLLPLINFLNKKLGLKVSTVIIGLLTLILVPGIMASEGWDDHNRSGRTTPRDFAYNYLSSCEPNAILFVNGDNDTFPLWYIQEVEGYRTDVRVVNYMLSSGSWYVHQLGRKIYDSEKIPLSLPPEKYNKGINDLIPIYDRIEGTPELKDVIAFVKSDHPSSKVQMASGTSINFVPTHNVKLTLNKAKLISNGTVPKDKLDQIPDSLSWRIGRSALYKNDLMLLDLISTNNWDRPIYFANPSSIRKVLGLDEYMHLEGFVYRLRPYKAEGYIKNMGGVNPEKSFELLVNTAKYGNLEKDNVSVDRESYRNAGIPKNNLLRVSETFLDRADILALEDSVKHASQIKEYTKKAVQALDTYVHYFPNNKIHWDMYMLPYAESYMRAGEMEKAKVVINALYDYYTSDLDFINSQRPIFKELLINDQQTALGVLQRLGQSTEEYGLKELSTKIDSTFTSQIEFY